The Chryseobacterium sp. 52 genome includes a region encoding these proteins:
- a CDS encoding helix-turn-helix transcriptional regulator, producing MNEIFKIIKFDITESERINQLKNDPHHHDFEELLIGRFGQLEHFIDFKSHTIDSPFVSFIAQGKLHRAKPLAKDGKCDIWALRFKSEFIADTVFQLYAAYHDKANISLKADECFDRLNTICEIIYQEYSQSSPDLSIIRQLLKSLFAIIESDRKKLNLNNDESKKIQSNTFRNFLKLLDEHYKEPKDVNFYADKLFMSARNLNIICQDILHQSVSKIIETRKLIEAKNLLITTDKTISEIGYELGFNEKTYFTHAFKRGSGFTPSEYRKEMEKLIS from the coding sequence ATGAATGAAATCTTTAAAATAATTAAATTCGATATTACCGAATCGGAACGGATCAATCAATTGAAAAATGATCCGCACCATCATGATTTTGAAGAATTACTTATTGGAAGATTTGGTCAATTAGAGCATTTCATCGATTTCAAATCGCACACTATCGATTCTCCATTTGTAAGTTTCATTGCCCAAGGAAAATTACATAGAGCAAAGCCATTGGCAAAAGACGGGAAATGTGATATCTGGGCGCTCCGTTTTAAAAGTGAATTTATTGCTGATACTGTCTTTCAGTTATATGCAGCGTATCATGACAAAGCGAATATTTCTCTTAAAGCCGATGAATGCTTTGACCGCCTCAATACAATTTGTGAAATTATTTATCAGGAATATTCTCAATCTAGTCCCGATTTATCTATCATTCGTCAATTACTTAAAAGCCTGTTTGCTATTATTGAATCTGACAGAAAGAAACTTAACCTTAATAATGATGAGTCCAAAAAGATCCAGAGTAATACTTTCAGGAACTTTTTAAAACTTTTGGACGAACATTACAAGGAACCAAAAGATGTTAATTTTTATGCTGATAAGCTCTTTATGAGCGCACGAAATCTTAATATAATTTGTCAGGATATTCTGCATCAAAGTGTATCCAAAATCATTGAAACCAGAAAACTGATTGAAGCTAAAAACCTGCTGATTACTACAGACAAAACTATTTCTGAGATTGGATATGAACTGGGTTTTAATGAAAAAACCTACTTCACTCATGCTTTTAAGAGAGGATCGGGCTTTACTCCTTCAGAATACCGAAAAGAAATGGAAAAACTCATTTCCTAA
- a CDS encoding M28 family metallopeptidase → MKKLLIPLLGLAVLVSCGTAKTSEGTSAPSSSVAKGNDGFLSAYKTIKAEELKKNLYVIASDEMEGRDTGSPGQKKAGEYMINYYKSLGIASPKVLGSYYQKVPAEFMKKRGGGNLPDSENILAFIEGSEKPNEIVVVSAHYDHVGTKNGVVYNGADDDGSGTVAVMQIAKAFNEAKKAGKGPKRSILFLHVTGEEHGLFGSEYYTSNPVFPLANTVVDLNIDMIGRDDVENRGKQYVYVIGSEMLSSQLKVINEAANKKTNNLELNYKYDDPADPEQLYYRSDHYNFAKNNVPVAFFFDGIHEDYHKPTDDPEKIDYPLLEKRTQLVFATAWEIANRAERIVVDKK, encoded by the coding sequence ATGAAAAAACTACTTATTCCGTTGTTGGGTCTGGCTGTACTGGTCAGCTGCGGAACAGCGAAAACTTCCGAAGGAACTTCCGCTCCGTCTTCTTCTGTAGCAAAAGGAAATGACGGATTTCTCTCTGCATATAAGACCATTAAAGCTGAGGAGTTAAAGAAAAACTTATACGTCATCGCTTCTGACGAAATGGAGGGCAGAGATACAGGAAGTCCGGGACAGAAAAAGGCGGGTGAGTATATGATCAATTATTACAAAAGCTTAGGGATTGCTTCTCCTAAGGTATTAGGATCCTACTATCAGAAGGTTCCTGCTGAATTTATGAAAAAAAGAGGCGGAGGAAATCTTCCTGATTCCGAAAATATTCTGGCTTTTATTGAAGGAAGTGAAAAACCCAACGAAATAGTGGTGGTTTCCGCACATTATGACCATGTAGGAACCAAGAATGGAGTAGTCTATAACGGAGCTGATGATGACGGAAGTGGTACGGTAGCCGTGATGCAGATCGCGAAAGCTTTTAATGAGGCTAAAAAGGCAGGAAAAGGACCAAAAAGATCGATTCTCTTTCTTCATGTAACTGGAGAAGAACATGGGCTCTTTGGGTCTGAATACTATACCAGCAACCCCGTATTTCCGCTTGCCAACACGGTAGTTGACCTGAATATTGACATGATAGGCCGTGATGATGTTGAAAACAGAGGAAAACAGTACGTTTATGTCATAGGTTCTGAAATGCTGAGCTCTCAGCTTAAAGTAATCAATGAAGCAGCCAACAAGAAGACCAATAATTTGGAATTAAACTATAAATATGATGATCCGGCAGATCCGGAACAGTTGTATTACCGTTCAGACCATTATAATTTTGCTAAAAATAATGTTCCGGTCGCTTTCTTCTTTGACGGTATTCATGAGGATTATCACAAACCGACAGACGATCCTGAGAAAATTGATTATCCGTTATTGGAAAAGAGGACTCAGCTTGTTTTTGCCACTGCATGGGAAATTGCAAACAGGGCAGAAAGAATTGTGGTAGATAAAAAATAA
- a CDS encoding GNAT family N-acetyltransferase: MMIREARLEDIPQIQLVRNSVKENTLSDPSLVTDADCEEFLFERGKGWVCEIESRIIGFSIADLKKRNIWALFIHPDFENLGIGRKLHDIMLDWYFEQTQQNVWLGTAPGTRAEIFYRKSGWQEVGTHGKWEIRFEMTYNNWKNRKT; this comes from the coding sequence ATGATGATCCGTGAAGCCAGGTTGGAAGATATCCCTCAGATCCAGCTGGTCAGAAACTCTGTGAAAGAAAATACCCTTTCTGATCCTTCGTTGGTTACCGATGCAGACTGTGAAGAATTTTTATTTGAAAGAGGAAAAGGCTGGGTATGTGAAATTGAATCGCGTATCATAGGTTTTTCCATTGCAGATCTGAAGAAAAGAAATATCTGGGCGCTTTTCATCCATCCTGATTTTGAAAATCTGGGAATTGGGCGAAAGCTTCATGATATCATGCTTGACTGGTATTTTGAACAGACGCAACAGAATGTGTGGCTGGGAACTGCACCAGGAACAAGAGCAGAAATATTCTATAGAAAGTCTGGCTGGCAGGAAGTTGGAACACATGGAAAATGGGAGATCAGGTTTGAAATGACTTATAATAACTGGAAAAACAGAAAAACATGA
- a CDS encoding glyoxalase: MTQGVKSIRPFIGAENFEISRNFYRDLGFEEVILDPKLSVFKKQETAFYLQDYYTKDWVDNTMIFMEVDDTEDFWKELLTLNLTEKYEKVRLTPVRTMDWGKECFVHDPSGILWHFGEFF, translated from the coding sequence ATGACACAAGGTGTAAAATCAATCAGACCCTTTATCGGAGCTGAGAATTTTGAGATAAGCAGAAATTTTTACAGAGATCTGGGTTTTGAGGAAGTAATTCTTGATCCTAAATTATCCGTGTTTAAAAAGCAGGAAACAGCCTTTTATCTTCAGGATTACTATACAAAAGACTGGGTAGACAATACCATGATCTTTATGGAAGTGGATGATACAGAAGACTTCTGGAAAGAGCTTCTGACTTTGAATCTTACCGAAAAATATGAAAAGGTGAGATTGACACCTGTAAGAACAATGGACTGGGGAAAAGAATGCTTTGTACATGATCCGTCCGGGATCTTGTGGCATTTTGGAGAATTTTTTTAA
- a CDS encoding endonuclease V, producing the protein MIYAFDTYYYEDYANTVCIAFEDWTSENESEIFTEKTEITSDYESGAFYKRELPCILSLLKKIELKEGDVIIVDGYVTLDNDGKIGLGGYLYEDLDQKYPIIGIAKNEFASPDSQRRNVLRGESKTPLFLTAKGVDVDDILPKLEQMHGLYRMPTLLKKLDQMSRA; encoded by the coding sequence ATGATTTACGCTTTTGATACGTATTATTATGAAGACTATGCAAATACGGTTTGTATTGCATTTGAAGACTGGACTTCCGAAAATGAGTCTGAAATTTTTACAGAAAAAACAGAGATTACCTCTGATTATGAAAGTGGTGCTTTTTATAAAAGAGAGCTGCCATGCATTTTGAGTTTACTGAAGAAAATTGAATTGAAAGAAGGGGATGTCATCATTGTAGACGGATATGTTACCCTTGATAACGATGGTAAAATAGGTCTCGGAGGTTACCTGTATGAAGACTTAGATCAGAAATACCCCATCATTGGAATTGCAAAAAACGAGTTTGCATCACCGGATTCCCAAAGAAGAAATGTCTTAAGAGGAGAGAGTAAAACGCCGCTATTTCTTACCGCAAAAGGTGTAGACGTGGATGATATACTGCCTAAACTGGAACAGATGCACGGTTTATACAGAATGCCCACACTGCTGAAAAAGCTGGATCAGATGTCCAGAGCTTAA
- a CDS encoding T9SS type A sorting domain-containing protein — MKKLSTLSAVMFCMMMNAQYCMPSFQYGADSNMITNVSFGTINNTSPSQSGTTQAYENFTYKSTDIKAGNSYQISVKGPSSTFPSDVVVFIDFNKNGSFDDAGESFNIGRLEAANPFNAMTITATIAVPANTTLGVTRMRVLKNTNTAAYSNPNAANSISTACDTGLRAGQAEDYTLNILASNLATSEVTKKATAKIYPNPTSGSVDVKTEEGLEKYEIYSLSGQKLIEGKSAVVSMDSLTPGTYLIRIYTKDKKTITEKIIKK, encoded by the coding sequence ATGAAGAAATTATCTACTCTTTCTGCCGTAATGTTCTGTATGATGATGAATGCACAGTATTGTATGCCGTCATTTCAGTATGGAGCCGACAGCAACATGATCACCAACGTTAGTTTTGGAACAATCAATAATACATCCCCTTCACAGTCCGGAACTACCCAGGCTTATGAAAATTTCACGTATAAGTCTACGGATATTAAGGCGGGAAACAGTTATCAGATTTCTGTAAAAGGGCCTTCCAGTACTTTTCCAAGTGATGTTGTAGTTTTTATTGATTTTAATAAGAACGGCAGTTTTGATGATGCAGGAGAAAGCTTTAACATCGGAAGACTTGAAGCTGCTAATCCTTTCAATGCAATGACCATCACGGCTACAATTGCTGTTCCTGCCAATACAACATTAGGGGTTACCAGAATGAGGGTGCTTAAAAACACAAATACAGCAGCTTATTCTAACCCGAATGCTGCAAACTCCATCAGCACGGCTTGTGATACAGGCTTACGGGCAGGGCAGGCAGAAGATTATACTTTAAATATACTCGCTTCCAATCTGGCGACATCTGAAGTCACGAAGAAGGCTACCGCCAAAATTTATCCTAATCCCACATCCGGTTCTGTAGATGTGAAAACGGAAGAAGGACTTGAAAAGTATGAAATATACAGTTTGTCAGGCCAAAAACTTATAGAAGGAAAATCAGCTGTTGTCAGTATGGACAGCCTTACACCGGGAACTTACCTGATCAGAATCTATACAAAAGATAAAAAAACTATTACTGAAAAGATCATTAAAAAATAA
- a CDS encoding DEAD/DEAH box helicase: MAAYILENTSISTLSVYDLLKHTSGSAFLEIRDFHDIYPTAIENNHGIFTKSSPLKDFPTVSVSQIGSSVVSTCSCNSSKDKLCEHQTEIIHCIVEEKNFRTFFDAFLRKKLFIAKAKSYGLENEPDLDIYFELEYTDGKIQALPKIKEMLPIDEDVFKQHLLPQRTSIIDELALQENGRMKILVIGRHRYYSHLNFSLMEAETTQSGKIKNPVNPVDAMQLIWKAEEPQHIKFYTAVSAFQNNYNEDYNAAELEALKLIVQNPLGLETYYHDRELSETVSSKSLVPIHLEVLDAEIQLSVFKKQPFYEVTGELEFNDMSIPFKNVIIRNDYFVYSRNTFSFVDDPDMLRVLKFFKANNEILLVHASKYEAFTQTVLASLEQRIHINYSYIQPATPVQLEEKKHRNERIIYLRQQGNYIALTPVMKYGKAEVPVYSRKQLFGTDQNGNVFKIDRSDAEEARFTSLIMKQHPDFEAQMDGYDYFYLHKDKLLDEDWFLHAFELWRNEGVVILGFNELKNNKLNSHRAKIDIQITSGLDWFNAKLKVSFGQKDAALKQLHRAIRNRSKFVQLDDGTLGVLPEEWISRMNEFFRIGEIDAEDLKIPKISFTEVSSLFEKEVLSEEVQEELSSYALQFSSVKEIPQTDIPEGLHAVLRDYQHDGLNWLNFLDSFNFGGCLADDMGLGKTLQVIAFMLSQREKRGHTTHLVVVPTSLLFNWQEEINKFAPSIKVMTHYGADRLKASAHMAEYEVVLTSYGMLLSDIRFLKDFRFNYVFLDESQTIKNPNSERYKAARLLQSRNRIVLTGTPIENNTFDLYSQLSFACPGLLGSKQYFKDIYAVPIDKFEYGLRAQELQQKIRPFILRRTKKQVAKELPEKTEMVIYCEMDAEQRKIYDAYEKELREFIAANDDDDLNKNSMHVLTGLTRLRQICNSPVLLKEGYSGEHAVKIEILMEQIQSKSKDHKILVFSQFVEMLDLLKAELERKKIPFEYLTGQTKNRGKAVNNFQENEEVRVFLISLKAGGVGLNLTQADYIYLVDPWWNPAAENQAIDRSYRIGQTKNVIAVRLICSDTVEEKILSLQKRKNELAQNLLQTEGSGIQKLSKHDLLEILESKPL, translated from the coding sequence ATGGCAGCCTATATTCTTGAAAACACCAGTATCAGTACACTTTCCGTGTATGACCTTCTGAAACACACTTCAGGCAGTGCTTTCCTGGAGATCAGAGATTTTCATGATATTTATCCTACTGCTATAGAAAATAATCATGGAATTTTCACCAAAAGTTCTCCGTTAAAAGATTTCCCCACCGTTTCTGTAAGTCAGATCGGAAGTTCTGTAGTGAGTACCTGTTCCTGTAACAGCTCCAAAGACAAACTTTGCGAGCATCAGACGGAGATTATACACTGTATTGTGGAGGAAAAAAATTTCAGAACTTTTTTTGATGCTTTCCTTCGTAAGAAACTCTTTATTGCTAAAGCTAAAAGTTATGGTCTAGAAAATGAACCTGATCTTGATATTTATTTCGAATTGGAATATACTGACGGTAAAATTCAGGCACTGCCTAAGATTAAAGAGATGCTTCCAATAGACGAGGATGTTTTTAAACAGCATCTTCTTCCTCAGCGTACTTCAATTATTGATGAATTGGCTTTGCAGGAAAACGGAAGAATGAAAATACTGGTCATCGGCAGGCACCGTTATTACAGCCATCTGAACTTTTCACTGATGGAGGCTGAGACCACGCAGTCCGGAAAGATCAAGAATCCTGTGAATCCTGTTGATGCTATGCAGCTGATCTGGAAGGCTGAAGAGCCGCAGCATATTAAATTCTACACCGCAGTTTCTGCATTTCAGAATAATTATAACGAAGATTATAATGCGGCTGAATTGGAAGCTTTAAAGCTGATTGTACAGAATCCTCTGGGACTGGAAACCTATTATCATGACCGGGAGCTGTCTGAAACCGTTTCATCAAAATCTCTTGTTCCCATACATCTTGAAGTTTTGGACGCAGAAATACAGCTTAGCGTGTTCAAAAAACAACCTTTTTATGAGGTGACGGGTGAGCTGGAATTCAATGATATGTCTATTCCGTTTAAAAATGTAATAATCAGAAATGACTATTTTGTCTACAGCAGAAATACCTTCAGCTTTGTAGATGATCCCGATATGCTGAGGGTCCTGAAATTTTTTAAAGCCAATAATGAGATCCTGCTTGTTCATGCCTCTAAATATGAAGCATTCACGCAGACTGTTCTTGCTTCACTGGAACAACGCATTCATATTAATTACAGCTACATACAACCTGCAACTCCTGTACAGCTTGAAGAGAAAAAACACCGAAACGAAAGAATCATTTACCTTCGTCAACAGGGAAATTATATTGCACTCACTCCGGTCATGAAGTATGGCAAGGCCGAAGTGCCTGTTTATTCCAGAAAACAGCTTTTTGGGACAGACCAGAACGGAAATGTATTTAAAATTGACAGAAGTGATGCGGAAGAAGCCCGCTTTACGTCTCTCATCATGAAACAGCATCCTGATTTTGAAGCCCAGATGGATGGCTATGATTATTTTTATCTGCATAAGGATAAATTACTGGATGAAGACTGGTTTCTTCATGCCTTTGAACTCTGGAGAAATGAAGGTGTTGTCATACTTGGGTTCAATGAACTTAAAAACAATAAACTTAATTCGCACCGTGCTAAAATAGATATCCAGATTACCAGCGGCCTGGACTGGTTCAACGCGAAATTAAAGGTAAGTTTCGGACAGAAAGATGCTGCCTTAAAACAGCTTCACCGTGCCATCCGGAACAGAAGTAAATTTGTACAGCTGGATGACGGGACACTTGGGGTTCTTCCGGAAGAATGGATAAGCAGAATGAATGAATTTTTCCGAATTGGAGAAATTGATGCTGAAGATCTTAAAATTCCTAAAATAAGCTTTACGGAGGTATCCTCTCTGTTTGAAAAAGAAGTTTTAAGCGAAGAAGTACAGGAGGAACTTTCTTCTTACGCTCTTCAGTTCTCATCGGTCAAAGAAATTCCCCAAACTGATATTCCTGAAGGACTGCATGCGGTATTGAGAGATTATCAGCATGACGGACTGAACTGGTTGAATTTTCTGGACAGTTTCAATTTCGGCGGATGTCTGGCTGATGATATGGGACTGGGAAAAACACTTCAGGTGATTGCATTCATGCTCTCTCAGCGGGAAAAACGCGGACATACCACCCATCTTGTTGTGGTTCCTACTTCCCTGCTCTTCAACTGGCAGGAAGAAATTAACAAATTTGCTCCTTCGATAAAGGTGATGACCCATTATGGGGCAGACAGACTGAAAGCCTCAGCACATATGGCTGAATATGAAGTGGTACTTACCAGCTATGGCATGCTTCTTTCGGATATCCGTTTTCTGAAAGACTTCCGGTTCAATTATGTTTTTCTGGATGAATCACAGACCATTAAAAACCCTAATTCGGAAAGATATAAAGCAGCCCGCCTGCTGCAATCGAGGAACAGAATCGTTCTTACAGGAACTCCTATTGAAAATAACACTTTTGATCTTTACAGCCAGCTTTCTTTTGCCTGTCCCGGACTGTTGGGAAGCAAACAGTATTTTAAAGACATTTACGCCGTTCCTATTGACAAATTTGAATATGGCCTGCGGGCGCAGGAACTTCAGCAGAAAATAAGGCCTTTTATTCTCCGCAGAACCAAGAAACAGGTTGCCAAAGAGCTTCCTGAAAAAACAGAGATGGTTATTTATTGCGAAATGGATGCTGAGCAGCGTAAGATCTATGATGCGTACGAAAAAGAACTCCGTGAATTTATTGCGGCCAATGATGATGACGATCTCAATAAGAACAGCATGCACGTTCTGACCGGACTTACCCGACTGAGACAGATATGTAATTCTCCGGTCCTTTTAAAAGAGGGCTATTCCGGTGAGCATGCCGTGAAAATAGAAATACTGATGGAACAGATCCAGAGTAAATCTAAAGACCATAAGATCCTAGTGTTCTCACAATTTGTAGAGATGCTGGATTTACTTAAAGCTGAACTTGAACGTAAAAAGATTCCGTTTGAATACCTTACGGGGCAGACCAAAAACAGAGGTAAAGCCGTTAATAATTTCCAGGAGAATGAAGAGGTCCGCGTATTTCTGATCAGTTTAAAAGCTGGCGGTGTCGGGCTCAATCTTACTCAGGCTGATTATATCTATCTGGTAGATCCATGGTGGAATCCTGCAGCGGAAAACCAGGCTATTGACCGCAGTTACCGTATAGGCCAGACTAAAAATGTAATTGCTGTACGTCTGATCTGTTCAGATACTGTGGAAGAAAAGATTTTAAGCCTTCAGAAAAGGAAAAATGAACTGGCACAAAATCTTCTTCAGACGGAGGGAAGTGGTATTCAGAAGCTTTCAAAACATGATTTGCTTGAAATATTGGAATCCAAGCCATTATAA